A window of Populus trichocarpa isolate Nisqually-1 chromosome 17, P.trichocarpa_v4.1, whole genome shotgun sequence genomic DNA:
ATAGAATGGAACCCTTAGATTTCAGCTGTGCTTTGTGCTATTTCTTTGTGTATGACTTCACAGCCATTAATTTGTCTTCTGTTTGTATGACGTCTTGAATTTGTTCTTTGCACTTGTACACTGTTTTACACTTTTTCCTTGCCACATTGACTTCGAAATAATCTTGTTTCCAAGGcatttgggttgattgagaCTTTGTCATTATCTCATATATTGTTTGCTGAATTGTCAGCCAAGGGTAGAAGCTGCCATGGTTAATGCCAGAATCCGCAAGACAGTTCGAGGAAGCAATGCTAAGGTTGCTTATGTTGGCCCTCCGACAGAATTCAACTATGATTGTGAGCATCTAGGCACTGGTCCTGAAACTCTTACTGAAATTGCAGAGGGTCGCCACCCATTTTGCTCAACACTTTCAAATGCCAAAAACCCTGCCATCGTTGTTGGTGCTGGACTCTTTGAGAGATCAGACAAGGATGCAATTTTCTCTGCTGTTGAAACCATTGCGAAAAATGGAAATGTTGTAAGACCTGATTGGAATGGTTTCAATGTGTTGCTTCTCAATGCTGCCCAAGCTGCAGCACTTGACCTTGGACTTGTGCCAGAATCTATCCAAAGTATTGAGAGCGCCAAATTTGTGTATCTGATGGGTGCTGATGACGTGGATTTGGAACAGCTTCCAAGTGATGCCTTTGTTGTTTATCAGGGGCACCATGGGGACCGAGGCGTGTACCGTGCCAATGTAATTCTCCCAGCATCAGCATTCAGTGAGAAAGAAGGGATATGAAAACACAGAAGGGTGTGCGCAGCAGACTTTGCCTGCAGTTCCAACAGTTGGTGATTCCAGGGATGATTGGAAGATAATTCGTGCTCTTTCTGAGGTAGCAGGGGTGCAGTTGCCCTATGATACAATTGGGGCTGTCCGATCTCGGATTAGGACTGTTGCACCAAACCTCTTGAGCATGGACGAGAGAGAGCCAGCTACCTTTTGGGCTTCATTGAAGCCTGAGGTTAATCAGAAGATGAATTCAACTCCTTTCCAGGCTGCTATAGAGAATTTCTATATGACTGATTCTATTACCAGGGCATCAAAGATAATGGCTCATTGCAGTTCACTGCTGCTAAAGAAGTgagttcttgatttgttttatccTTCCAAAAAACTTGCAAATTCACTTTTATTTGTATAATCATTCAAGCCGTGTGTTACGTACCTATTCTCTAAGAAGGATACAACATATGGTAGAAGAACCAAGGGTACTGCAGAGTTAATAACGTCTGCAGCACGCAATCCTTGTTAGCTGTTAATTCTGTTAGTTTGTTATTAATAGTTAGTTAGCAGGTTGTTACAACAATTATAGTCAGTTAGAATAATCAGTTAGTAGTTATTTCTGCTATTATAAAACACACAGGAGGGGTATCAGTTGGATATAGAATATACACACAGAAAATTCAGTCTCAACTCTTCTCCCTCGTATTCTCTCTAAACAATTCCTATGTTCTCACCTCATTTCTTCTTCACTTGTTAAGCAACcttaacaattggtatcagagccttaagaTCTCACACCATGGTTAAAAATATGGAAGAACACTGCAAGAAACTAGAGGAACGAATTCAGAGCATTCAACAAGAATTTCAGGAGCAGCTTGGGGAACAAAGTAGGAAGACTGATCAGATTAGTGTTCAAATTGAAACACTATCGACTCATTCCAAGCATTCCTTGCTCACCACTGGAAAAGAGATGGAAAGTACCTCCAAAGTTATACTATAGACTCCAACAAGGGGCAATCCTGAAGGAATGTTTTCAAGGGGAAAAGGTCCTGCAAGGGGAGATGCAAATTATGGACAGGAACCGCAAAGAGCAATGTTTAATACAGGTTTTCCTATGATGGATCTAACAATATTTCGAGGAGACAATCCTAGAGGATGGCTGAGAAGGTGCGGCAAGcttttcaaaatcaatgcaACTCCATTGCAGCAATGGGTGGAGATAGCGTCCTTGTATTTGGAAGGGAAGGCAGAAATATGGTTTGAAGGATATATGTGCAGACTGGATGTTAGTCTAGAATGGGAAGAGTTCTCAAGGGCTATATGTAGCCGGTTTGGTAATAGAGATGATATCGTGGAGGAATTCAATAAACTAACACAGGAAGGCTGTATGGAAGAGTATGTGGAGAGGTTTGAAGAGCTAAAATCATTGATGCATTCATTAAATCCACTACTGCCAGAGTCCTACTACATTTCCAGCTTTATTAGTGGATTAAAGGAGGACATCAAGCCAATGTTGAAGATACTGAAGCCAGGCACGTTAATGACAGCCTTTGATCAAGCTAAGTGGTAGGAGGAGTCAAACAATATCTTGGCAAGGAAGAACAGATTCACTACCAAGCCAGTAATGGGAAGTCAAGGGGGAAGATCATTTGGTAATCAACAATCCAACTATATGAGCAATAATCTGCCGACACCAAAGGTCTCAGAAACCATGTATGAGCAGAGGCGCAGGTTGGGAcagtgttttaagtgtggggacAAATTTATGCCAGGACATAAGTGCATTGTCAAGGGGCTGCACATGATTGAAGGCCGGGAAGAGGAAGAATTTATGGATGCTACAACAGGAAACAACAGTACAGAAATGGCACCTGATAGCAAGATTGAGGAATATGGCTTATCCTTGAATGCATTAGCAGATAATTATGCTCATAACACCATACAAATTAGAGGAAGCTATCAAGACAGGGATCTGATCATTCTCATTGATAGTGGCAGCACCCACAGCTTCATGGATGCCAATGTTGCAGGAGAACTACAACTTTCTGTAGAAAACTCCTCTGTGTTAGTAGTAACTGTTGCTAATGGCAGTATAATGCTATGTGATTCCTATACAGCAGGATTTACATGGTTTATGCAGAGCTATGAATTCGTAGCAGATTTAAGGATCTTGAAGT
This region includes:
- the LOC112324657 gene encoding NADH dehydrogenase [ubiquinone] iron-sulfur protein 1, mitochondrial-like; the encoded protein is MPSISFRELVCLKPEEIVGIAGKLSDAESMMALKDFLNKMGSNNVWCEGNGPSPNADLRSGYIMNCGISGLENADVFLLVGTQPRVEAAMVNARIRKTVRGSNAKVAYVGPPTEFNYDCEHLGTGPETLTEIAEGRHPFCSTLSNAKNPAIVVGAGLFERSDKDAIFSAVETIAKNGNVVRPDWNGFNVLLLNAAQAAALDLGLVPESIQSIESAKFVYLMGADDVDLEQLPSDAFVVYQGHHGDRGVYRANVILPASAFSEKEGI